The following proteins are encoded in a genomic region of Thioclava nitratireducens:
- a CDS encoding MarR family winged helix-turn-helix transcriptional regulator produces the protein MERVDTSLIALRRILRATEMFGRDLAKAAGLTPAQFRVLQVISEKGWSTPKAIAQRMGVSQATMTALIDKLERKGMVTRQRSERDRRQTDIVITELGASAIDEAPDALQQIFVRRFEALEDWEQAQIIASLERVASMLDAHEIDAAPVLDWGDISGKPN, from the coding sequence ATGGAGCGTGTCGATACGAGCCTGATCGCTTTGCGTAGAATCCTGCGCGCGACCGAAATGTTCGGCCGCGACCTGGCGAAGGCTGCTGGGCTGACGCCTGCGCAGTTCCGCGTGCTTCAGGTGATTTCCGAAAAAGGCTGGTCGACCCCCAAGGCCATCGCACAGCGCATGGGCGTGAGCCAGGCGACGATGACAGCGCTGATCGACAAACTCGAGCGCAAGGGCATGGTGACCCGTCAGCGCTCCGAACGGGACCGCCGTCAGACCGACATCGTGATTACGGAGCTCGGCGCGAGCGCGATCGACGAGGCACCCGACGCCCTGCAGCAAATCTTCGTCCGCCGATTCGAGGCACTGGAAGATTGGGAGCAGGCGCAGATCATCGCCTCGCTCGAGCGCGTCGCCTCGATGCTCGACGCGCATGAGATCGACGCCGCCCCCGTTCTCGATTGGGGCGACATTTCCGGCAAGCCGAACTGA
- the ectA gene encoding diaminobutyrate acetyltransferase — MPQVESIKKGSELVFRKPESEDGSEIWKLIRRCKPLDENSMYCNLLQCDHFGDTCVLVEREGEVVGWISGYIAPSEPDTFFVWQVAVSPDARGLGLGKRMLRHLIQRDVAEDCTKLKTTITKSNEASWALFRSFARSMGGELTDEAHFHEEDHFDGHASTEHMVTITFPEEARAAA, encoded by the coding sequence GTGCCGCAAGTCGAGTCGATCAAGAAGGGTTCTGAACTGGTCTTCCGTAAGCCGGAGTCCGAAGACGGCAGCGAAATCTGGAAGCTGATCCGCCGCTGCAAGCCGCTTGATGAAAATTCGATGTATTGCAACCTTCTGCAGTGCGATCACTTCGGGGACACCTGTGTCCTCGTGGAGCGCGAAGGCGAGGTCGTCGGCTGGATTTCGGGCTACATCGCCCCGTCCGAGCCGGACACGTTCTTCGTGTGGCAAGTGGCTGTTTCCCCCGACGCGCGGGGGCTGGGTCTTGGCAAGCGTATGCTGCGCCACCTCATCCAGCGCGACGTCGCCGAAGACTGCACAAAGTTGAAGACGACCATCACTAAGAGCAATGAAGCCAGCTGGGCGCTCTTCCGTTCCTTCGCCCGTTCGATGGGCGGCGAGCTGACCGATGAGGCGCACTTCCACGAAGAAGACCATTTCGACGGCCACGCCTCGACCGAACATATGGTCACCATCACCTTCCCCGAGGAGGCGCGTGCTGCCGCCTGA
- a CDS encoding ABC transporter permease, which produces MASSCWGLPELLCEFPSLPNSTLRHMRMGIDDGFRGIVRAYSDQIDAATRPLQWFLNTLEHAFVDTPWFIIFALILVVVWFASRNPKIVMGSAMGLAFIGIFGLWEDTMTTLAMVTVATLIAIILGLPIGILMARSDRMQQILTPVLDVMQTMPSFVYLIPVVVIFGIGKVPGVIAVVIYAIPPMIRLTNLGIRLVDKEVIEAADAFGANPRQKLWGVQLPLSLPTIMAGVNQTIMMALAMVVVASMVGVGGLGKNVLQAINNQFFTIGFLNGFALVAIAIIFDRASQAFGKRLQKHSEAGHD; this is translated from the coding sequence ATGGCATCTTCATGCTGGGGCTTGCCGGAACTGCTCTGTGAGTTCCCTTCCCTTCCCAACTCCACCCTACGCCACATGCGCATGGGCATCGACGACGGGTTCCGCGGCATCGTCCGCGCCTATTCCGATCAAATCGACGCGGCCACGCGGCCGCTTCAATGGTTTCTCAACACTCTCGAACACGCCTTCGTGGACACGCCGTGGTTCATAATCTTCGCGCTGATCCTCGTCGTGGTATGGTTCGCCTCGCGCAATCCGAAGATCGTGATGGGCTCGGCCATGGGCCTTGCCTTCATCGGCATTTTCGGCCTGTGGGAGGACACCATGACCACCCTCGCGATGGTCACCGTGGCGACGCTGATCGCGATCATCCTCGGACTGCCGATCGGCATCCTGATGGCGCGCTCGGACCGGATGCAGCAAATCCTGACGCCGGTGCTCGACGTCATGCAGACCATGCCATCCTTCGTCTATCTGATCCCGGTCGTCGTGATCTTCGGTATCGGCAAGGTGCCCGGCGTGATCGCGGTGGTGATCTACGCGATCCCGCCGATGATCCGTCTGACCAATCTGGGCATCCGCCTCGTGGACAAGGAAGTCATCGAAGCCGCGGACGCCTTCGGCGCCAACCCGCGTCAGAAACTCTGGGGCGTCCAGCTTCCGCTGTCGCTGCCGACGATCATGGCGGGCGTCAACCAGACCATCATGATGGCGCTGGCGATGGTCGTCGTCGCCTCGATGGTCGGTGTCGGCGGCCTCGGTAAAAACGTGCTGCAGGCGATCAACAACCAGTTCTTCACCATCGGCTTCCTGAACGGCTTCGCGCTCGTCGCGATCGCGATCATCTTCGACCGCGCAAGCCAGGCGTTCGGCAAGCGGCTGCAGAAACATTCGGAGGCTGGCCATGACTGA
- a CDS encoding quaternary amine ABC transporter ATP-binding protein: MTDATTNAADETRSGIEIRNLYKIFGARPKDYVEVVQGGMGKEELNDKHNHVLGLQNINLDLPPGKISVIMGLSGSGKSTLIRHINGLIMPTAGEILYNGRDVVKMNEEELREFRRHETAMVFQKFALLPHRTVLENTCYGLDIQGIDRKVSEPIAKKWISRVGLAGYEDNYPNQLSGGMQQRVGLARALANDADILLMDEAFSALDPLIRMDMQKVLLDLQAELKKTIVFITHDLDEALRLGDKIAILRDGALNQVGTGQEIVLRPANEYIAEFVREVNRGRVIRAETIAMPLPEGELPKMKVKASSVLEKIARRMADAEVRMATVVDKANKPIGVVDMPTILTAMVTPASVEEGDDAVEEDSAA, from the coding sequence ATGACTGATGCGACGACAAACGCAGCGGACGAGACCCGCTCGGGCATCGAAATCCGAAATCTCTACAAGATCTTCGGGGCGCGCCCAAAAGATTACGTGGAGGTCGTGCAGGGCGGCATGGGCAAGGAAGAACTCAACGACAAGCACAACCATGTGCTCGGTCTGCAGAACATCAACCTCGACCTGCCGCCGGGCAAGATCTCGGTGATCATGGGCCTCTCGGGCTCGGGCAAGTCGACGCTCATCCGCCATATCAACGGGCTGATCATGCCCACGGCCGGGGAAATCCTCTATAATGGCCGCGATGTGGTAAAGATGAACGAAGAGGAGCTTCGTGAATTCCGCCGCCACGAGACCGCGATGGTGTTCCAGAAATTCGCGCTTCTGCCGCACCGGACCGTGCTGGAAAACACCTGCTACGGCCTCGATATCCAGGGTATCGACCGCAAGGTGTCCGAGCCGATCGCGAAGAAATGGATCTCGCGCGTTGGTCTTGCGGGCTACGAGGACAACTACCCGAACCAACTCTCGGGGGGCATGCAACAGCGGGTGGGTCTAGCCCGCGCGCTGGCCAACGATGCCGACATCCTGTTGATGGATGAGGCGTTCTCCGCGCTCGATCCGTTGATCCGGATGGACATGCAGAAGGTACTTCTTGACCTGCAGGCGGAGCTGAAGAAGACGATCGTCTTCATCACCCACGACCTCGACGAGGCGCTGCGGCTAGGAGACAAGATCGCGATCCTGCGCGACGGTGCGCTAAATCAGGTGGGCACTGGGCAGGAAATCGTGCTGCGCCCGGCGAATGAATACATCGCCGAGTTCGTCCGCGAGGTGAACCGGGGTCGCGTGATCCGGGCGGAGACCATCGCGATGCCATTGCCGGAAGGCGAGCTGCCGAAGATGAAGGTAAAAGCCAGCTCGGTGCTCGAGAAGATCGCGCGCCGGATGGCCGATGCCGAGGTGCGCATGGCGACTGTTGTCGACAAGGCGAACAAGCCGATCGGCGTGGTCGACATGCCGACGATCCTGACGGCCATGGTCACGCCCGCAAGCGTCGAAGAAGGCGATGACGCGGTCGAGGAAGACAGCGCCGCCTGA
- the ectB gene encoding diaminobutyrate--2-oxoglutarate transaminase → MTVHSTDKTIFTQRESEARSYCRGFDTVFTSAQGSELTDAEGNTYIDFLAGCSSLNYGHNDPDMKQALIEHLTENKMGHALDLHTDSKGKFLRAFEEHILAPRGMDHKLMFVGPTGANAVEAAMKIARKATGRTNIITFTNGFHGVTMGALAATGNGYHRGGAGMDTHGVTRMPYDAYADGVDSVALLDQMLSDASGGIDAPAAIMLETVQGEGGLNAASPEFVKGVEQVARKHGALFIIDDIQAGCGRTGTFFSFEEMDVMPDVVTQAKSISGFGMPMALVLVRPDYDVFGPAEHNGTFRGNTHAFVTATVAIEKFWADDKFQKELAVKSDVLREGLAAVADLVPGAFLKGRGLMQGVDVGTGELASAICGRCFEKGLVIETSGNDDQVVKVLAPLTTPMEQFRKGLEILREAATEVTGERTDIAAE, encoded by the coding sequence ATGACCGTTCATTCGACGGATAAGACGATCTTTACACAACGCGAGTCTGAAGCCCGCTCCTACTGCCGCGGCTTCGATACCGTTTTCACCAGCGCGCAAGGCTCGGAGCTGACCGACGCCGAGGGCAACACCTATATTGACTTCCTCGCCGGTTGCTCGTCGCTGAACTACGGGCATAACGACCCGGACATGAAGCAGGCGCTGATCGAGCACCTGACCGAGAACAAGATGGGCCACGCGCTAGACCTGCACACCGACAGCAAGGGCAAGTTCCTGCGCGCCTTCGAGGAGCATATCCTCGCGCCGCGCGGCATGGACCACAAGCTGATGTTCGTCGGTCCGACCGGTGCGAACGCCGTCGAAGCCGCGATGAAGATCGCGCGCAAGGCGACTGGCCGCACCAACATCATCACCTTTACCAACGGCTTCCATGGCGTGACCATGGGCGCTCTGGCGGCGACCGGTAACGGCTATCACCGTGGCGGCGCCGGTATGGACACGCATGGCGTGACCCGCATGCCCTATGACGCCTATGCCGATGGCGTCGATTCGGTCGCGCTGCTCGACCAGATGCTCTCGGACGCCTCGGGCGGGATCGACGCTCCGGCGGCGATCATGCTGGAGACGGTTCAGGGCGAGGGCGGCCTCAACGCCGCAAGCCCGGAATTCGTGAAAGGCGTCGAACAAGTCGCCCGCAAGCACGGTGCGCTGTTCATCATCGACGACATTCAGGCAGGCTGCGGCCGCACCGGCACCTTCTTCTCCTTCGAGGAGATGGACGTGATGCCGGACGTCGTGACCCAAGCGAAGTCGATCTCCGGCTTCGGCATGCCGATGGCGCTGGTTCTGGTGCGTCCCGACTACGACGTGTTCGGCCCGGCCGAGCATAACGGTACCTTCCGCGGCAACACCCATGCCTTCGTGACCGCCACCGTGGCGATCGAGAAGTTCTGGGCCGACGACAAGTTCCAGAAGGAACTGGCCGTGAAATCGGACGTCCTGCGTGAAGGTCTGGCCGCCGTGGCCGATCTCGTGCCGGGTGCCTTCCTCAAGGGCCGGGGCCTGATGCAGGGTGTCGATGTCGGCACCGGCGAGCTTGCCTCGGCGATCTGCGGTCGCTGCTTCGAGAAAGGTCTCGTGATCGAAACCTCGGGCAATGACGACCAGGTCGTGAAGGTTCTCGCACCGCTGACCACGCCGATGGAACAATTCCGCAAGGGGCTGGAAATCCTGCGTGAAGCCGCCACCGAGGTGACCGGCGAACGCACGGACATCGCGGCGGAATAA
- a CDS encoding diacylglycerol/lipid kinase family protein: protein MTTEPKDSVSSENSTGFSAAVTPGADSALPSGISHGKDVGNSDSDPDSGAPPQPSAALRREAVALIANPSSGGNAKDEEAISRAMEALGDGASLYRWSPESDIVATVRKALDEGAEMIVAAGGDGTAMAVAGALLGQDVPMAVLPLGTFNFFARGLRLSEDPEEAARAIREGKAHSIRVGEVNGQVFLNNASLGIYPSILKAREDIYARWGRRRIVAHWSVFKTFLRFQRPMQLKITADGKKLSRRTALVFIARSAYQLDFFGLDGATVISDDAFAVLVAKAQTRRDLFRLSMRLVRRKTKQGEDYELIRAKSFEIETARRRGLLAYDGEKCRAESPFRFKMSDEPLWIVLPATHGETEPQDATA, encoded by the coding sequence ATGACAACCGAGCCCAAGGACTCCGTTTCGTCGGAGAATAGCACGGGGTTTTCCGCCGCCGTGACCCCCGGTGCGGACTCCGCGCTTCCGTCCGGTATAAGTCACGGGAAAGACGTCGGAAATTCCGATTCTGACCCCGATTCCGGCGCCCCGCCGCAGCCGAGCGCCGCGCTGCGTCGCGAAGCGGTAGCGCTGATTGCGAACCCCTCTTCGGGGGGCAATGCCAAGGACGAGGAAGCGATCAGCCGCGCGATGGAGGCGCTTGGTGACGGTGCGTCGCTTTATCGATGGTCGCCGGAAAGCGACATCGTGGCGACCGTGCGTAAAGCGCTCGACGAGGGCGCGGAGATGATCGTGGCGGCGGGTGGTGACGGCACCGCGATGGCTGTCGCGGGTGCGCTGTTAGGGCAGGATGTGCCGATGGCCGTACTGCCGCTCGGCACCTTCAACTTCTTCGCCCGAGGCCTGCGTCTCTCCGAGGATCCGGAAGAGGCGGCGCGCGCGATCCGCGAAGGCAAGGCGCACTCGATCCGCGTCGGCGAAGTGAACGGGCAGGTGTTTCTGAACAATGCCTCGCTCGGCATCTACCCGTCGATCTTGAAGGCGCGCGAGGACATCTATGCGCGCTGGGGGCGCCGCCGGATCGTCGCGCATTGGTCGGTGTTCAAGACCTTCCTTCGGTTCCAGCGCCCGATGCAGCTGAAGATTACGGCTGACGGAAAAAAGCTGAGTCGACGCACGGCGCTCGTCTTCATCGCCCGCTCCGCCTATCAGCTCGATTTCTTCGGGCTCGACGGGGCGACCGTGATCAGCGACGACGCCTTCGCGGTGCTCGTGGCAAAGGCGCAGACCCGCCGGGATCTCTTCCGTCTCTCCATGCGCCTTGTGCGCCGCAAGACAAAGCAGGGCGAGGATTACGAGTTGATCCGGGCGAAGTCCTTCGAGATCGAAACCGCGCGCCGGCGAGGCCTTCTGGCCTATGACGGTGAGAAATGCCGCGCTGAGAGCCCATTCCGCTTCAAGATGTCCGACGAGCCGCTCTGGATCGTGCTGCCCGCGACGCATGGCGAGACCGAACCCCAAGACGCAACTGCATGA
- a CDS encoding ABC transporter substrate-binding protein, with protein MNKKALAALLTALPLATFSAPAFAADGECGSVTEAEMNWASAGVAAWVDKIILENGYGCDVTLVTGDTMPTFTSMNEKGEPDIAPELWVNAVKVALDKAVSEDRLVIAAEILKDGGEEGWWIPKYVADEHPEIKTVDDALKHPELFPDPEEPSIGGVYNCPSGWNCQISTANRFKAHKAEEKGFKLVDTGSAAGLDGSIANAYESKKGWLGYYWAPTAILGKYPMVKLDAGVPNDKKAWDECNSQADCVDPKPNAYPTSDVFTVVTKEFAQNNAVAMDYLGKREWSNKIVGEFLAWQADNQGTNEDTAYYFLENYPDVWKAWLSDDVIKKVEDAL; from the coding sequence ATGAACAAGAAAGCGCTTGCCGCGCTACTGACGGCGCTGCCGCTGGCGACCTTCTCGGCGCCTGCCTTCGCCGCCGACGGCGAATGTGGTTCCGTCACCGAAGCGGAAATGAACTGGGCTTCGGCCGGTGTCGCCGCTTGGGTCGACAAGATCATTCTCGAAAACGGCTACGGCTGTGACGTGACGCTGGTGACCGGCGACACGATGCCCACCTTCACCTCGATGAACGAGAAGGGCGAGCCCGATATCGCGCCCGAGCTTTGGGTGAACGCGGTGAAGGTCGCGCTCGACAAGGCCGTCAGCGAGGACCGCCTCGTGATCGCCGCCGAAATCCTCAAGGATGGCGGCGAAGAAGGCTGGTGGATTCCGAAATACGTCGCCGACGAGCACCCCGAGATCAAGACGGTCGACGATGCGCTGAAGCATCCCGAGCTGTTCCCCGATCCCGAAGAGCCGTCGATCGGTGGCGTCTACAACTGCCCGTCGGGATGGAACTGCCAGATCTCGACCGCGAACCGCTTCAAGGCCCACAAGGCCGAGGAGAAGGGCTTCAAGCTGGTCGACACCGGTTCGGCTGCGGGCCTCGACGGCTCGATCGCCAATGCCTACGAGTCCAAAAAGGGCTGGCTGGGTTACTACTGGGCACCGACGGCGATCCTCGGCAAATACCCGATGGTCAAGCTCGACGCAGGTGTTCCGAACGACAAGAAAGCCTGGGACGAGTGCAACTCGCAGGCCGATTGCGTCGATCCCAAGCCCAACGCCTACCCGACGTCGGACGTGTTTACGGTCGTGACCAAGGAGTTCGCCCAGAACAACGCGGTGGCCATGGACTACCTTGGCAAGCGTGAATGGTCGAACAAGATAGTGGGCGAGTTCCTCGCTTGGCAGGCCGACAACCAAGGCACCAACGAGGACACCGCTTACTACTTCCTCGAGAACTATCCGGATGTCTGGAAAGCGTGGCTTTCCGACGACGTGATCAAGAAGGTCGAGGACGCGCTCTGA
- a CDS encoding metallophosphoesterase family protein: MTRIVHLSDLHFGRSLPELEMPLLTALNQLEPDLTVISGDFTQRARRGQFMQARMFLEQIESETLSVPGNHDTPLDNIVLRMLKPFGRYKSAINHDLEPVYETDGFKVVGVNTVNRFAWQRGKVPDRTISRLCQEFEEAGERLRVAVMHHPLEHGPEVDKALMEGAGDALQGMSECGADLVLSGHLHTGLVAPFSAVPGILFVQAGTGLSSRLRGEPNTFNVIEGGRDALSITLYGARDMSFEPIENERFIRAPDGTWIRA, encoded by the coding sequence ATGACACGTATCGTTCACCTTTCCGACCTGCATTTCGGGCGCAGCCTGCCCGAACTCGAGATGCCGCTTCTTACGGCACTGAACCAGCTCGAACCCGATCTGACGGTGATCTCGGGGGATTTCACGCAGCGCGCCCGGCGCGGTCAGTTCATGCAAGCTCGGATGTTCCTCGAGCAGATCGAGAGTGAGACGCTATCGGTGCCCGGCAATCACGACACGCCACTCGACAATATCGTTCTTCGGATGCTCAAGCCCTTCGGGCGCTACAAATCCGCTATCAATCACGATCTCGAACCAGTCTACGAGACCGACGGCTTCAAGGTGGTGGGCGTGAACACGGTCAACCGCTTCGCGTGGCAGCGCGGGAAGGTGCCCGACCGCACGATCTCCCGTCTGTGTCAGGAATTCGAAGAAGCGGGCGAGAGATTGCGAGTCGCAGTGATGCACCATCCGCTCGAACACGGCCCCGAGGTCGACAAGGCTCTCATGGAGGGGGCAGGGGACGCGCTGCAGGGCATGTCGGAATGCGGTGCGGATCTCGTGCTGTCGGGGCATCTGCACACCGGGTTGGTGGCCCCCTTCTCGGCTGTGCCGGGCATACTGTTCGTGCAGGCGGGGACGGGCCTGTCCTCGCGCCTGCGCGGCGAGCCGAATACGTTCAACGTGATCGAAGGGGGGCGCGACGCTCTGTCGATCACGCTTTACGGGGCGCGGGACATGAGCTTCGAGCCGATCGAGAACGAGAGGTTCATCCGCGCCCCGGACGGGACGTGGATCCGGGCCTGA
- a CDS encoding ectoine synthase — protein MIVRDFNKLKNTDRDVSDADWSSVRMLLADDKMGFSFHITTLKAGSDHTFHYKHHFESVYCISGNGHITELDNGTRHEIKPGVMYALNLHDHHRLVAGDEDLVMACCFNPPVTGNEVHREDGSYAPAEELENS, from the coding sequence ATGATCGTTCGTGATTTCAACAAGCTCAAGAACACAGACCGCGACGTGTCCGATGCCGACTGGAGCAGCGTTCGCATGCTGCTGGCCGACGACAAGATGGGCTTCAGCTTTCACATCACCACGCTGAAGGCCGGTTCGGATCACACGTTCCACTACAAGCACCATTTCGAGAGCGTCTACTGCATCTCGGGCAACGGCCACATCACCGAGCTCGACAACGGCACGCGCCACGAAATCAAACCGGGCGTGATGTATGCGCTTAACCTGCATGACCATCACCGCCTCGTCGCGGGGGACGAAGACCTCGTCATGGCTTGCTGCTTCAACCCGCCGGTGACCGGTAACGAGGTTCACCGTGAAGACGGGTCGTACGCGCCGGCCGAAGAACTGGAAAATTCGTAA